One Pyrococcus furiosus DSM 3638 genomic window, CCTGATCATGCTGGAGAAGTTGCTCCAACCGCGGCTACCTTCAAGTGCCAAAAGATCTACTTCCACGATGGCCACAAGCTCACAGTTGCTGATGTAATGTACGGCTACTACTGGTCATGGGAGTGGTCAAGCCAAGATGGAGACCAAGATCCATACTTCGATGCAAACGAGGCTGACTGGAGCGCAGAAGCAATGCAAAAGCTCCTCGGTATTGAGGTTAAGGAAGAAGACGATAATTACTTTGTAGTAACCATCTACCACACCTACACATTCCCACCCTACAAGAAGTATCAATACTGGTACTTCACGCCCTACGCAAGCTATCCATGGCAACTCATTTATGCCATGAGCGAACTTGTTGCCGAGAGCAACAGGGCTAGGTTTGCCAACCAGACTGAAGGTGTAGAATTGTTCTCATTCAGTGAATCTACTGAAGACATTCAACAGATTGATATGCTAACACCTTCTCACGCTAAGAAGGTTGCTGAAATGCTTGAGAAGTTGAAGAATGAGAAGCCAATACCTGACGTTATTAAGGACTTCATCTATGACGAGCAGGACGAGATTAAGGAATATGACTCCATTATCAACTTTATAAACACTCACAACCACATGTTCATTTCAACTGGGCCATATCTAATTGATGTCTACAAGCCTGAGAACCTCTATCTAAGGTATGTTAAGTTTGACAAGTGGGTCAAGCCAGAGTTTGCTGAGGACATGTACAACTTTGAGCCATACTTCGATGTTGTAGAGCTTTATGGTATCCAGAACGAGAACACGATAATTCTTGGTGTAGCAAGTGGAGAGTACGATGTTTCATGGTACTCATTCCCATCATTCACGTTCTCTGGACTTAGTGATGAGCAGAAGAGCAACATTGACATGTACGTTAACATTGGTGGATTCTGGGACATGGTCTGGAACCCAGTGCACGACAAGGATAATCCATATGTGATTACAGTTGGTGACAAGAAGTACTTCAACCCATTCGCAATTAGAGAGATAAGATTTGCAATGGAATACCTCATCAACAGAAACTACATCATCCAGAACATCCTCCAGGGTTCAGGTGGACCAATGTACACTCCATGGACAAGTGGTGATACGGTTGCAATCGAGAAGCTACAGCCAGTTGTCGATGCCTTTGGTATCGATGCACAGGGTGACGAAGAGTATGCTCTCCAGCTAATTGAACAGGCGATGCAAAAGGCCGCTAGAGAGTTAGCTAACATGGGATATGAGCTCAAGAAGGTTAACGGAAAGTGGTACTTCAACGGAGAGCCAGTTAAGATCGTTGGAATTGGAAGACAAGAAGATGAGAGAAAGGATGAGGCTTACTACATTGCAGAAATCCTTAGAAAGGCTGGATTTGAGGTTGAAGTTAAGATAGTTGACAGAAGAACTGCCAACCAGATAGTATACCTCTCAGACCCAGCTAACTATGAATGGGGTTATTACACTGAAGGATGGGTAGCAAGTGGAAGCGTTCTCTTCTCAATTAGCAGAATCCTACAGTACTACACCACAGCATGGTTTGGTCCAGGA contains:
- a CDS encoding ABC transporter substrate-binding protein encodes the protein MRKKLVGILTILVALGMLVSPLLKPVAAEDQKVLKIAMYSATGSLFMGAWNPSSAGFRDVYSTRAAGLAQDEGAYVWGIEGDYHPYRCTLVEGKENVKVPETALVFNTTTKKWQPDHAGEVAPTAATFKCQKIYFHDGHKLTVADVMYGYYWSWEWSSQDGDQDPYFDANEADWSAEAMQKLLGIEVKEEDDNYFVVTIYHTYTFPPYKKYQYWYFTPYASYPWQLIYAMSELVAESNRARFANQTEGVELFSFSESTEDIQQIDMLTPSHAKKVAEMLEKLKNEKPIPDVIKDFIYDEQDEIKEYDSIINFINTHNHMFISTGPYLIDVYKPENLYLRYVKFDKWVKPEFAEDMYNFEPYFDVVELYGIQNENTIILGVASGEYDVSWYSFPSFTFSGLSDEQKSNIDMYVNIGGFWDMVWNPVHDKDNPYVITVGDKKYFNPFAIREIRFAMEYLINRNYIIQNILQGSGGPMYTPWTSGDTVAIEKLQPVVDAFGIDAQGDEEYALQLIEQAMQKAARELANMGYELKKVNGKWYFNGEPVKIVGIGRQEDERKDEAYYIAEILRKAGFEVEVKIVDRRTANQIVYLSDPANYEWGYYTEGWVASGSVLFSISRILQYYTTAWFGPGFVGWKFTPENTYRATVEEVLKYLGNGDIQAAIDMLELEYYTTPDKLEPILDWTADDIGWLIYTSNYKNQTLDSEAKYWDLTKIGAAIGIYESFRVFTAETWEFFPVNKRIKFRVMDPAVGLGNSIVMKSAYLAEAPETPTQTETTTTQTTTTQTTTTTPSPTQTQPTTTQSPTETGGICGPAILVGLAVVPLLLRRFKK